The genomic region CGTGTGGGGAGGGCTCCCCGCCTCAGGGAGTGGGTCTGGGGGGTGATTTCTAAAGAAGCGGCATGATGGAAGTGTTCGCAGACAATGCCTCCTCCGCTCTCCCGAGCTCCCCGCCGCGGGAGGCTCTCGCATGGCTTCGGCAGATGCGGCTGCCAGGCAGCGGCACCCGGGCTCCCTTGCAGCGCGGCGCAGTCCAGCCCTGCATGGCCGTGCGTGGGGGGGAGCGGGTGTCTTCGTGAGTGTGCGGCTGTGAGTGTGTCAGtgtgagagtgtgtgtgtgtgtcagtgtgtgtgtgcggAGGTTAGGGCCGGCCGCGCGGCGGGGACAGCTCCACAGAGGAGGGGAAGCGGCGGGGCTggcgggaggggggagggggagccTGATTTCATGGTTTTAAAACGATGCCATGATCTGATCAGCCTCTGTTTACACAGCAGCAATCAGGCTCTTTTGTGGACGGTAAGAATGGAAGGATTTTGCTGGGATTCAGTGGGAATATCCTTTGTACACCCGAGGTGGCATAGGAAACACTTCGTGTGAATAACGAAGGAGCCTGATGATGCCTGCTGTGGCTCCTGTCCCTGGctctggagggagaaaaaaaacaaaaaaaaacccaaaaaacaaaaaaaaaacccaacagcagcagccagttctttaatttattttattgcatgaAACGTGTTCCGGTATGATTCACAGGGAGGATTAGTGGGAATCGCGGAGCCCTAATTAGCTacaaaaatcaatttattaTATGTTTATTTAAGCATAACCAAAACCAGCCCTCCCGAAAGGATGGGCATTATATCTTGGGTGTGTTGCCGTTGCTTATTATGAATTATGTTGAGGCTTTAAAGATTTGCCTTAAAGCGAGCAGGGGGGAGACCCTAAAGCATAGTGCTATCGACTGTCTGGCATACCTGTTTATTTGAAAGCCTAAATGATAAAATTATGGTTTataggaggaagggagggggatAGTGAATACTGTTTCTCTTACGATGAGCATGAACTAACACGGTGTGATTAATGTGCTTTGGTGACTTGGGTTAAAAAACATAAATTCTGCAGGATTTCTTTGGGTGTGATCTGTATTAACACAGCAGCTGCCTCTAAAACATTGACAAATAATGTAGCCATAAAATAAATGTAGGTAATGTCAAAATATCAGCagtctttggggtttttttaaaaagatgtcaGTGATTAACTCTTGGGCTTGCAAACTGGGAATCTTTTAATTCATAAAATCTCTGAGGCTTTAACTGTAAAATTATATATGCTACCAAATATACGGGGCACTGGTCAGTTCTGAAACTGTAACAAGCCAAATCTGTGAAATGCCGATAATCAATCATGCTAAACAGTAAGTATATAAAAAAAGcctcatgatttttaaaaacaaacaatagTACTCAAATTTACAACTTCATTTGATTCTCCATAAATTAACATCTTTGTTAGCACTTTCTGACATAATTTCTTGTTAACTTAAGAACTGATAGCTcgattttttttcagatattttgatGGCATGACAAATCAGAAAGAAGAGGATGTACTGTATGACTAGACACAAGATCAGTTCTGTTTGTGGATTACATTTTCAGTAAGATGTATGgatctattttttccttgttcttatATATAGATCATGAGACTTGACTGAGGCAATATACATATCATCCATCCATCTATGGCGAACTACAGCCATGCAGCTGAcaacattttacaaaatctctctcctttaacagcttttctgaaactgaCTTCACTGGGTTTCATAATAGGAGTCAGTGTGGTGGGTAACCTTCTGATCTCCATTTTGCTAGTCAAAGATAAGACCTTGCATAGAGCTCCTTACTACTTCCTGTTGGATCTTTGCTGCTCAGATATCCTCAGATCTGCAATTTGTTTCCCATTTGTTTTCACCTCTGTAAAAAATGGCTCTACTTGGACGTATGGGACTCTTACTTGCAAAGTGATTGcctttttgggggttttgtccTGCTTTCACACCGCTTTCATGTTATTCTGCATAAGTGTCACCAGATACTTAGCTATTGCCCACCACCGTTTTTATACAAAAAGGCTGACCTTCTGGACTTGTTTGGCCGTTATCTGTATGGTGTGGACCCTCTCTGTAGCCATGGCTTTCCCCCCAGTTTTAGATGTGGGCACCTACTCATTCATTAGGGAGGAAGACCAATGCACTTTCCAGCATCGTTCCTTCAGGGCTAATGATTCCTTGGGATTTATGCTTCTTCTTGCCCTTATCCTCCTAGCCACACAGCTTGTCTACCTCAAGCTGATATTTTTTGTTCACGATCGCAGGAAAATGAAGCCAGTCCAGTTTGTTGCAGCAGTGAGCCAGAACTGGACTTTTCATGGTCCTGGAGCGAGTGGTCAAGCCGCTGCTAATTGGCTGGCTGGATTTGGAAGGGGTCCCACACCTCCAACCTTGTTGGGAATCAGGCAAAACGCGAACAccacaggcaggagaaggcTACTGGTTTTAGATGAGTTCAAAATGGAGAAGAGAATCAGCAGAATGTTCTACATCATGACATTCCTCTTTCTGACCTTGTGGGGTCCCTATTTGGTAGCCTGTTACTGGAGAGTTTTTGCAAGAGGGCCTGTAGTACCAGGGGGATTTCTAACGGCCGCTGTCTGGATGAGTTTTGCCCAAGCTGGAATCAATCCTTTTGTCTGCATTTTCTCCAACAGGGAGCTGAGGCGCTGTTTCAGCACAACCCTTCTTTACTGCAGAAAATCCAGGTTACCAAGGGAACCTTACTGTGTTATATGAGGGAGCATCTGTAAATCTTTAGCCTTGTGAAACACTACCATTCTCTGCTAAGCAATTGTGGCCTGTAGCCATGTCTtgagaagaaaatcaagaaTGGGATGTCAGCAGTTGTAAGGATTTGGGCAACATTCTGCAGTCTTTGCAATAGCTCACCTCTAATCCTATTTTAAACCTAAACATGTTCCTGCTGACCACTGCTGAAGGTTTGTAATTAAGAACAAAGGACTGAACTACTGCCCTGAATTCCTTTATGTGGTTGAAATCTAGATTATGAAAGTAGCAGGTGCTAAGTATCAGTGCTAAATGCTGTGTATATCACTACGTAAAATAAGACCATCAAAAAGATTAGCATTGGACATCTTAATAAATTAAGTTGATATGAGGTTAATGTGTTGATAAAACTAATTTTAGACATCTGAAGacctttaaaacatttcatacAATTATTGTTTTGCAAAGACTGAAAACTGGGGACTCAAGTACTGTAACTGATTAAAGATGTGCCATGCATTATTGGATTATCACACTTACAAATCTGTTTGCCTTGTGAGTAAGTTTTGGGGAGCATtccaaagcagtatttttgttcagatttagactttacttttttttttttttcccaaatatatTACTCTTTCTAAATACCATTTTCCTTAACAGTGAAATTACTAACATTTAACTGTATTCTGTGGTTTTTGCTGATTTGGTATACAGTTTAATAGActcttatttatattttttaaaaagctagaTATCAGTCTGTTAGGCAACGTTAATGATAATATCCAGTCATAATTGAACAGTTATAATTATACAGAATAAACACATGTTGCCTTAAAGGGTTATCTAGTATCTTCCATTTTGTTTAGGATTGAAGCAAATAAGCAAGGAAAATTGAATCAATAACTCTGGTCAGTCATTTGGGAGTGCATGAAAGATCACTTagtcctcttttttcctttttactccAATGGTTCCCAAAATCAGTATGCACATCACTGGGatgatatgatttttttctaggTGTGCCGCCCTTTCTAGTTTGTTCTGAGAAACACAGGCAGTTGAtgtatgtttatattttaagaCAGCTGTCATGGGGAGACCGCAGCCTTAGTATGATATCTTGCACAATTTGTGAAGCATTTATTCTACTGAAGGCACAGTCTTGTTTATATTTTCTGCACATTTTGGTGTATTggttgttttaaattatttaagtttTAACTTGTGAAAGCATATAATATGATTTCTtagtattttagaaatacattaGAGTCTGTGAGTCTTTCCTTCTTTAAGATACAGATGTGTGGATTTCAATATAAAGTTGCATTTGCCAAAATTTACCTGTGTAGCTTGTTAATTttcttggaataaaattttacatttttccagtTATACaattaaccttttttattttgtctagTGAGCTAGCATGAAGTACTGAGAATGTAGCCATTCTGAATTATTATCCTTTTCAGTCACTGTATTCCCAAACTGTAAATGCATGAATGATGGGGACCACAAGATTGATAAATGATATTATCTACAGCAGCACTATTGTGTAGTTTATCATAATTAGCCATCTATCTGTTCTAATATGTCAGTTATATTTAAAGTTACAACACAGTATTTGACATTAACTTCACAgtttaattttggaaaatgtgtATATTTGAAGCACAACATCATGAGTTGGTCAATCATAAAGaacatgatttttcttaatttttggAGAGACAAGACTAGAGGTCTTAATTCAGTATTGGTATATCTTGTCCTTTGTTGTAGTTTTATGAACAGCACgttaatatatacatacacaagCAGCAGTCAATAATGGAAATGCTTAAATTTGTATGGTAACATTATACAACATATGCAACAATTCCGAGAGTTGTGTCTATATGTGATCAGACAACTTGATCAAAGATTTAGTGAGCAATCTGTTTGACCTCACTTACACTTTTATACTGAGGTTGATTGGTTGAGAGGCATGGCTTTATATACTGtgttgaaacagaaaaattgctAAAATGAGTCCTCATCAGTACAAGAATGTTTCAGAAAGTAATTTGAAATGGGACCAAGAAACTTCTACCAA from Gavia stellata isolate bGavSte3 chromosome 4, bGavSte3.hap2, whole genome shotgun sequence harbors:
- the GPR85 gene encoding probable G-protein coupled receptor 85, whose product is MANYSHAADNILQNLSPLTAFLKLTSLGFIIGVSVVGNLLISILLVKDKTLHRAPYYFLLDLCCSDILRSAICFPFVFTSVKNGSTWTYGTLTCKVIAFLGVLSCFHTAFMLFCISVTRYLAIAHHRFYTKRLTFWTCLAVICMVWTLSVAMAFPPVLDVGTYSFIREEDQCTFQHRSFRANDSLGFMLLLALILLATQLVYLKLIFFVHDRRKMKPVQFVAAVSQNWTFHGPGASGQAAANWLAGFGRGPTPPTLLGIRQNANTTGRRRLLVLDEFKMEKRISRMFYIMTFLFLTLWGPYLVACYWRVFARGPVVPGGFLTAAVWMSFAQAGINPFVCIFSNRELRRCFSTTLLYCRKSRLPREPYCVI